The DNA sequence CACACCACGCTCATACGTCTCTTGAAGTGGCACATGCGGAACtgtacccctccccctccccctccccctccctcgtgtGTGGACTTACCGCTCTTTCTGGACATCGGTCTTCTttgcgcgtatgtgtgtgtggggggtgggggtgggggagggggggtatgTGTCTCTCCCaggtgtttttttttcggcttcGTACGGACGTGTATATGTACTGTTCCCTTTGCTTCCTCTTTTGCCATTTTACTTCTGTCCTTTTTGTGTTTGACTATCACCATCACATCTCCGCTTCGCTTCTCCCATGTCATTTTTGTATaggcacctctctcttctacaCTACTCCCTCCATCGCGGCGTCTTTCCCTCACCTTTCCCATCAACGTGTGAACCATGATGACGCTggccacctcagcgcgtggcatccAGCGTCCTGCGCTCCCACCCTGCGGCGTgaggaagccaggcagcagcccacccccatccctgccaatgccgcgccacctctggcggtgacagggccaAGCACCTGTGGTGCTGGGAGGTCAGGGAAACTCACCCCTACTGCTGTCGGTGGTCAGGTCGCgcgtggcgttgcgtcggcgcgatctgcgacagtgagcacgtTTGCGTCATTCACATGATGAGGGGAGAGTGGATGTGGTTtggggcaggggccgtgctgagatgactgggtcggcgcactgcagTAGTGCATGGATCTtcggctgcttcgcgccaGCCGCTGGGCGTGTGTCTACAGCTGCATTGCACCACGCAATGGGCGTGTGACAGGTCGGGTAGAGGGGAAGGTTGACTCATGCTCTAGGGCAGAGTGGACACGTTGACGGTAAAACAACCATCAAAGAAGCAATTCAGAGGATCTCTTTTACATACGTGGATATGGGGAAAGGCCCATACGTGTCTTGTGCGTGAGAAACCTCTTCTTTctgctgatgccgctgcccctTTCACTAAAATAGAAGATGGAGAGGCAACTCTTGTGCAGGTCATATAATAGGCAGTGCAGCCACCAACCTGTGTGTCTGCTACTCGCGCCGGTGCCATGCATGACCCCTTCCTTCTGCTGACCCACTCTTCCAACTCCTATTTACAATCACCTTACATCTCCTCACAGGCACTCTCGCATGCGCAGAAATGCACACTTCTCACCCACTTGGCATTGACCCTCAATAACCCCTCGACCTTCGATTTTCTTTCAGCGGGTTCTGCTcatttttcgctctctcatctctctctctctctttgagTTCTCTTGGCTTTACGTTCTTGTTTCGTGGTGCCGCTTTTCATTCTTCCTCCTTCAGatgcagccacagccactCGAACACGGCCAACCGCCATCACAGTAGtgtcagcagcaggcaaaCATGGCATACACCCCGGGCATGTACGCTCAGGCGCCCTATCGAGGGGGCCAGTATCCGCAAGGAGCCTACCCTCCGGGGCAGTACCCTCAACCCTCGTACCCACGCGCCCCGTATCCTCAGGACTCCCTTCCTGCGGCACAGTACTCGCCAGCTCTCCGGCACGGATACCCGCAACCACAAGGCCACTTCCCGCTCACCCCATGAGTCCTGGGTATCTGCAGCCGCCTGCGTACGGTCATCAGTAGAACAAGCACGACAAACTGAAGAAAGATAAGAAGCACAAGGTATCGCACGACTATCGGAGTCGTCTTCGAGCTTCACCTCCGGCTGACGCTTCCGCTAGTGTGCAGAGAAGCAAGCCGCCGTGGTGGATACCGCGCCCCAGAtggcgacggaggaggggcTTGTATgcactttttctttctgcACTTGCCGCTGTCTCCATTCTCTCACTTCACTTGCTTTTCCCGACACCCGCTCACTTTTTCTCGAATTTTCTCCTCCGTTATCTTTCGACAACACGGCTTGCTCGTCTCTTGAGAGGTGGACCGTATCAGCGGCGGTGAGTGGTAAGATGCATCTGCGCATCCGTGtgtgagaggagggaagtCGAGTGGTTATGTGTAGATCCTCATGGTAAACGAGAGATGGAACGTTGTTGTGCTTCGTGTACGTCTTCTTACGCCTTCAAAAGGTATTTTCTTTGTCTTTGCAATGGCGTGCAGGGGATGTGGCtgccgccttttctctctacACTCGCGTCCCGTGCGTCTCTTACCCCCTGCTCCTGCGTTTCCCGTTTCCACGGCCCTGTATTGCTCCCCCAGTGTCACAAGGACAAGTGTGTCCACTCGATAGGGGGTGTCTGTGGGGACGCTTCTGGCTACCTACTTTCCAAataagaggaaaggggaaagtgGAAGACCTGATTAGCAAAGCCGCGTTGCACCCACATACAAGCATGTAGATGTACGACCACTAAACACAAGCGataaaaaaagaggaaggcagATAGAGGTGTGTGCTTCCCTAtcggtgtgtctgtgggtgtcAGCAAATGGCTTGTCTAGGACAGAATCTCTtggcctccctccctcacatcTGTGTTTCTCACATGGTGCTATGACTGCATGTTGCACAGTGGTAACGATGCCCTTGTGGATGGCGTGCTGCTAGGAGCTGTAACTCTCCTGCTGTGGACGCACGCAACCACCATCCCCTTCTCGTTGTGGTTGATAAGTTGTTTCACCTCGCCTCGTCGCGTCTTCGAGTTGGTCACTcactctccgtctctccatCGCTCCCTTCatcactctctccctccccgcaTAATCACCCAGCGGAGCATGTGTGTCATTGGatggcaaaagagaagaattCGCTGGCTGTGCGCACGCGTAGGCGTACAGCCCACTATCTCTGCTATCTGCCCCTCTTGAAAGGGAAGACAAAACCGACGAAGAAGCGCATCACCAAACAAGGAAAAaggtgctctctctctcttcctctcttcctgtgcgTGTCCAACGAattttcctttgcctttggctttttttttcctctgaGTCTTCCGCGGATGGGGCGGGGGAAAACCGAGGCCGGAACGAAAAAAGGGCCCGCCGTCCGTATTCGtcgcgccccccccctccccccgtctgtctgtctgttcGTTCATATTGTCCCCCTGACGCCTGCCACACCAAACATTCGTCGAcactcttttccttttctcgctctttcgcCTTTAGTAATTTCATAGGGTGGGCCTATCGGGTAGAAGAACACCGGACTGACTGCAATGGAAGCACTCGTAGAGAGCATCGTGCAGGGTGACGCGCGGGACGAGCTCACGGCAGCACAGCTGCAAGCCCTCATTGGGCTTTTCACCTCAACCTCTGAGGCTCTGTCGCCGTCCCACGCGCTCTTCCGCAAGCTCTCCGCCACCCTTACGGCCCTCACTTCCCTAGAAGGCACATCTCAGTGCATTCGGTTGTGCCTCCTCCTATGTAGAGAGGTGTCGCACCGCAAAATCATTTCTGCACTTATAGAGGCGCACAACATACAGGTGGAGTCTATGGCAACGCTGAGCATCTCTGAACTGGCAGCATCGCATGTGGGGCATCGCAGCAATACCACGTACGAGACGACCGAAAACCTCAGCTTCCTGTCTCAGCTGGTTCTCGTCATGGTGGCCTCGGCAGAGTCGAGGATGAAGTCGTCCGATCTCGTAGATTTCATTGGTGCCGACGTCGAGAGCACGGTGGAAGTACTGGTGTTCTGCTACGGAAGCGTGTGCGGGGCCCTTCCAGGAGtgtccgccgccgcctccggaCTCTACCAGCTTCATCTGGTCACCCGCCTCGTCGAGCTCCTTCGCGGGCTTACGTTCTGGACTACATATGAGGAGCTGCACTCAAGCCTAGGGATCGGCAGCAACGCGAAAAGGACGCTCTTGCAGTCCACTGGTAGCGTTTCGATGAGCACCCTCTCTGGCCCGTTTCGCCACCACGTCGGCCAGCTCATCTCCCACCTTGTGGCGTACAACTTCTTTGATCCCATGAGTACGTACCTGTCGCGTGCCCTCGGCGAACATCTAGCATCGCCTAGCAACTGCGGCCACAGCGACGGTGACGGGGAGACTGGGGTAATGGCATTGTCCTTGTTGCGCAACCACCTCCTGCTTCTCCAAAGTCTGCTGACACTGACAGACCAATATGCGCTCGTTCTGCGCAAGGCGCTGTGCCGTTGCGGGCTCCTCAGCAAGGTATGCGGCCCTCTCCTGAGCGTCTTGTGCAGACCACAGGTATCCCTACCTGGAGAAGGGTCTCTACTCGTGCAGACGGTGGCAGTCGCGGCAACATTGACGTACCACAGCGGCGAATGTCACCAGTTTTGGGTCAAGAATAGCCACGTACTGGTGGCACTCACAGACCGCTCCGTCGCCATGATAGAAAGCTGCTGCATTGAAGACCCGCGCACATCTGCTGAGCTGGTGGCACAGCTGGTGCGCCTCGTCGTAAACTCGAACTCCAGCGATGCTGTGGCGCCGTTACTAAAGATGTGGGAAAGCGTCCTCGACTCCGGTGGCAAACACTATGTTGCTTGCAGCCTCAGCAATCCCAAGAACCGTAGCCGCCAGCTTGACATCAGCAGTCCGTCATATGACGCACTGCGGTGCGTATTTCGCGTGGACACCACCGccccaccgccatcgcctcTCGCCGCGGGGTGTAGTACTGCCGACGGCCCACTTCGTCAACGAAGACGAGGTTGTGGCAACCAGAGCCAGCGAAGCTTGAGCCGCAgacgaggaaagggaggcggcgggcgCACTCGCAGCCGTGGCAGAGCACCCTCAAggcaccttcgccgccgcggttCACGACAAGCGCGTCTTCAGAAACGCTTTCACCTCCTGGTGCAGCGCGCAACGAccacaacagcggcggcgcaggagcaggCTCAGGTGCAACTCGACGCCCTTGATTTGGTCAGTGATTCCTCCTCtggagagagcagcaacaacacggCAGACGCGTACGAGTCGACTTCTGCTCACCAGGTGGACTTGTCACGCTGGCGGAAAGGCCCACCCCCGAGAACGATCCCCGTCCAGTACATatgttctctctcccactcatTGATTCGCTCGGCCCCGGTGTTGTCATCCACCGGCTACCTCTTCGACGAAGACGCCATCATGGACTATCTGCAGTACTACGATGTCTGCCCCATCTCTGGAGCGCCGATGTCGTGTGACGACTTGGCTGTGGATACAGCGCTCAAGGAGGAACTTTGGAAGGTTCGAACCAATTTCATGTAGTATTTCAGCCTGTTCAGTGCGTACTGGCACTTTTTTGGAGGATGGTGATCTGCGCACGGAGGCACAAGTAGTGCCGCAAGGAATCCGAGTGGACGCACATAAATGCCAACACACGCGCTCCTCTTGCAACGCTCCTAGACCTTCTCGGTAGGAAACACGCGCCGCCGTTCCCCTTTTCTACCGACAAACTCCTCCCATCAAGACCACTGCAATCCCGCCCTtccgcccccctctcgctctgctcctctgccATACTCATTCACCCTCACCACCTCTACCAGATCTTCTTCGTGTTGGAATGAGGGGAGGTGCCCTTTCAATGTATAGCTATTCGATATCAGAGGAACGAGGGGaagcgcaacaacaacaacaaagaactCAAAAGTGTAACGGACACAGTCTAtggctgcctctctctttcagtGTGTGTACCTGTGCTTcgtgttttcctttccttATCGCTGGGCAGGACATGCGCTCCTCTTTACAGCTGTGGAAATATAGAAAAAAACAACTtaaaggaaaagagcggcaACTTAGGAAGCAGactccgccccccccccccacccctcgccaccaccgcccccatCCTTGGCTCATCTCAACCCTCTCTatatccccctcctctgtgaTTTTCGCTTGGTGCGCTACCATGCGTTCTGAGTTTCCGTGTCTCTACGATGCGTCTATACACCATACACACAAAAATGTACGCGGCCCTACCTAAACTCGGGGGGAGCAGATGTCGCACGtactctcttgctctctccttcgctacCCTCCTTTTCAGACAAAAGATTTACATGAGTGAATTTGTCTTGCCTTGGTGTTGTGTCGTCTCCCTTCTTCTGCCCTTGTATCATCATTGACGTAgaagcgtgtgcgtgtgcgtgtgcgtgtgcttgagtgtgtgtgtgtgtgtgtgtgtgtgtgtgtgtgtgtgtgtgtgtgtgtgtgtgtgtgactcaGTGTgtctcccaccaccaccactgcgaccctctcgctcttgttTTTGTTCGACACGCCGCACTGTTAATATTAACCCGTCCCCCTCCCGAcgaaaaaggggaaaaaaaaacgaaacgAGGAAACGTTCAGTTTTAGGCAGCCAGTCGccttgctttctctttcctgctgtgtctgtgtctgtgctctCACCGCCTCATCTCTTCTCGTCATACCCGACGCTGTCATATCCGTTAGTCGCCCGCCCGTCACCttccccccaaaaaaaaatgcgtCGCTTCTTCCCTCTGTCACCGGCCGCGGTAACACATGCAGGCGCGGCCCGCCACTCCACTGCAATGATGCAAAAAGAcaagctgctgaagctgccAAACTTCAACGACGACACGACCTACCGCCAGCGCTCGACATGGTACTTGATCAAGGCGTTGGTGGTGCTTCGCCTGTGCAGCGTAAACTGTTTGGCAACGAACTCGGTGTCGCTGATGAAGCACGTGGAGAAGATCCTTGGCAGCAAGTTGACATATGACTTCCTCGTCAAGAAGTCCTTCTACAACTACTTCTGCGCGGGCGAGAACGACCAGGAGTTGCGCGACACGGTGCACAAACTTTCCCGCAACAACATCGGTGCTGTGCTCGACTACGCAGCGGAAGCGGACACGGAGGGCTTCGCACCGGAGCCAGGTGTGGCGTCCGGCCCCGATATTTCAATGTCTAGCATTGTAGCGAAGCCCAACGTCCACTACCCAATGGACGAGGGGTTCTTTGACGAAAACATGAAGCTCTACATGATGAGCATCATGCACGCCTCGCTGTACAGCCCGCGAAACGCCGCCGGCGTGACTGCCGTTAAGGTGACGGGCATGTGTGACCCACAGCTCCTTGCCCGCGTATCGGCGCTGCTCATGTCCGTCCATCAAAGCTGGTGCAAACACTTCACGAATGAGGAGTTACTGAAGCTGGAGGAATGTCGCGTCGTCATGGGTGTGAACCGCAAGCACCAGCTCTTCATCACCTACGACCAGCTGCGCGCCGGATTTGATAAGTATAATCCCGCCAACAAGCTCTCGGACACCCAGTTCGAGGAGATtacggcggcgctggaccCCCGCAAGGCGGGCAAGGTGAACTACTTTGAGTACAAGGAGATGCTGACGAATGCCCTCATCGCCCTGGAGCCGacgccggtgcagcaggcgctcaTTGAGGGACTCCCGCAGATGAgtgcaaaggagaaggagctgtgGAAAAATGTCAACAACCGACTCTCGTTGATCGCCTCCACGGCGAAGGAGCTCAATGTCCGCATGCTTGTCGACGCAGAGCAGACCTTTTATCAGCTGGCCATCGATGCGATCGTGGCAACCCTACAGAAGACCTACAACACAGATCTACCGGTGGTGTACAACACATACCAGTGCTACCTGACGTACGCAGAGGACCGCATTGACAACGACCTCGTTCGTGCTCGCCACATGAACTTCCAGTGGGGCGGCAAGATCGTGCGTGGAGCCTACATTGTACAAGAGCGCGCGACGGCGGCCCAGTACGGCTACACCAGCCCCATCTGGTCCACCTACGAGGAGACGAACAAGTGCTACAATGCCGCCGCGAAACGCATCTTCGACACATTCGAGGCGCAGCCAACGAAGAAGCACGAAGTCTTCTTTGGCACCCACAACAAGGAGTCCCTAGAGGTCATCACGGCCAGCGTCTTGAAGCGGCCGGGTATCGAGTCTCGCGTATCCTTCGGGCAACTGTTTGGGATGCGGGACAATCTGACTGTGCCTCTCGCCCGCGCCGGTTTTCAGGTCTACAAGTACGTGCCGTACGGTCCCGTGAAAGAGACAATCCACTACCtcggccgccgcgccgtggAGAACGCGTCGATATTGACGACCGGCGACAACGAGACGGTGATGATGAAGAAAGAGCTAAAGCGTCGCTGCGGTTTTTAATCGTGGACGGACTCACACATGCATGCGCAGTGGCAGGACCAAGAAGGATGCATACAGTCAACAGAAGTGCAGAAGgagccccctcctcttcctctccctccctgtgTGTCGCTCGTACGTAAATATCTGCATCTAAGcgcgtccctctctccctatgcccttccctccctttgctttgctctctctttttttttttgctgctgctgcttcatttgggggaggggagctgcCCTTGTTGCTGTCTTTCCGTGGTTTGCATGAATGCCATCTCGGTTCTGGCTCCGCTTTCTCGTTCTGCTTCGTCTCCTCCGTTCTTCGTCCTTGagtcttctcctcttcctcgagcGCCTCCTATTTTTCTGTTctcgtgtgggtgggtgtgccaTCCACAGACTTGATGCGGGATGGGGTCGCCATTGGaagtgggagagggaaaaaagccCAGGGCGGAGTAGGGCGGGGAAGTTCATTAGGGAATACTGAagcaaaagggaagaaaTCGAAGGATCGGAGGAGATGTGATGGAGCAAAACGGCGAGGGGCACttgtggtgtggtgtggggtggggaaaacaaaagcgcatcgcgctgcagccccctttctgttttcccctttctctttctcactctTTTtggcacccacacccacatacacacacatcttcagtgtgtgtgggtgtccaTGTGAGGTGTAGCGTACTAACTGCTCTCTCgtcctttccctttcatttctctctttttgcggcttccccctcctctccctttgttACCTCCTTCTGTCGTGTTTTGTACGCCAAATCTATTACACCTGTATCAATAGACaggcacttctctctctccctctctctctgtgtgtgtatgtgtgtatgcgagCGACTCAGTAACCACTAAGCAAATGATAACGGAGAACGTCTGTGCATATCACACACaaggcgcacacgcgtcaAATGTCTAAAACCGTGCGAAGAAGCACGCGTCACCtcgaaaggagaaaaaaagagagacgttGATGGACCTCGAGAAAAAAGTGCACTTACACACAACTGCGTGTCTTCTCTGCTTCagtcgcttttcttttctttgtgtgtgtgtgtcgcgtATGTAATGCGAttgcgcctcttcttcgtgtgcacttgtttgtttcttccTTCGTTCGTGTAAGCATTTATGGGCTTGTCTAATTCTTCTTtttgggtgggtgggcgtgtgtgttgtgcgtCTCAGCGTGCGCACCTTTATCAGTGTGTCTCTGTCTAATGAATTTCTGTAGGTCTTTGTTTTGACTGTTGTTCTTGTCCTTCATTTTTGCTGTGAATCGCGTCTTTCAGCGCTCCCTCAGTGTAAATGAAGTTGCATGTGCACATGCTCACATACACGCTTGCACAGAaccgaacacacacacacacatgcacaaaCAGAGTTCTCACTCAGCCGACTAAGCCAATGTCAAACACCTGGAATGTGTGAAGCTCCCTTTTTGGACCTCCTTTGTTTTTGAAATGCTCGCACGCGTCTCtcctgttgttgttttcatttgtttaccccccccccctgaacgattcgctcgctcgctctttctaCCGGGCACTCATtcctcttttgtttttcgcttatgtgtatgtgtgcgtgtgtgtgtgtgtgtgtgtctgtgtaaCTGTGTTGCTGATGCTGGTGGTGATGCATCATCAAAGATGAGCGTACATGGAATGGATTagatacacacacaatcTCCCTCTTTATGTATGATCTACTGAGTTTGAAGTGAGTGACCAggggagaaagcgaaagagagatgaCCAGAAGGTGAGGTGGTCTCAATTCTGACGAAGAAAGGAGAATGGTCttagaagagaaaagggcaacGACTGAAAAACGAAAGCCcatggaaaaaaaagaagagagcaacaagTGTACACGTATAAAATTAAAATATAACACAAAACGAAAGACGTGTTGCATGCCCTCGCTATGTTCTCTATCTTTTCACGCATGTtattcctctctttttgttgctC is a window from the Leishmania panamensis strain MHOM/PA/94/PSC-1 chromosome 26 sequence genome containing:
- a CDS encoding hypothetical protein (TriTrypDB/GeneDB-style sysID: LpmP.26.1580), whose product is MEALVESIVQGDARDELTAAQLQALIGLFTSTSEALSPSHALFRKLSATLTALTSLEGTSQCIRLCLLLCREVSHRKIISALIEAHNIQVESMATLSISELAASHVGHRSNTTYETTENLSFLSQLVLVMVASAESRMKSSDLVDFIGADVESTVEVLVFCYGSVCGALPGVSAAASGLYQLHLVTRLVELLRGLTFWTTYEELHSSLGIGSNAKRTLLQSTGSVSMSTLSGPFRHHVGQLISHLVAYNFFDPMSTYLSRALGEHLASPSNCGHSDGDGETGVMALSLLRNHLLLLQSLLTLTDQYALVLRKALCRCGLLSKVCGPLLSVLCRPQVSLPGEGSLLVQTVAVAATLTYHSGECHQFWVKNSHVLVALTDRSVAMIESCCIEDPRTSAELVAQLVRLVVNSNSSDAVAPLLKMWESVLDSGGKHYVACSLSNPKNRSRQLDISSPSYDALRCVFRVDTTAPPPSPLAAGCSTADGPLRQRRRGCGNQSQRSLSRRRGKGGGGRTRSRGRAPSRHLRRRGSRQARLQKRFHLLVQRATTTTAAAQEQAQVQLDALDLVSDSSSGESSNNTADAYESTSAHQVDLSRWRKGPPPRTIPVQYICSLSHSLIRSAPVLSSTGYLFDEDAIMDYLQYYDVCPISGAPMSCDDLAVDTALKEELWKVRTNFM
- a CDS encoding proline oxidase, mitochondrial precursor-like protein (TriTrypDB/GeneDB-style sysID: LpmP.26.1590) → MRRFFPLSPAAVTHAGAARHSTAMMQKDKLLKLPNFNDDTTYRQRSTWYLIKALVVLRLCSVNCLATNSVSLMKHVEKILGSKLTYDFLVKKSFYNYFCAGENDQELRDTVHKLSRNNIGAVLDYAAEADTEGFAPEPGVASGPDISMSSIVAKPNVHYPMDEGFFDENMKLYMMSIMHASLYSPRNAAGVTAVKVTGMCDPQLLARVSALLMSVHQSWCKHFTNEELLKLEECRVVMGVNRKHQLFITYDQLRAGFDKYNPANKLSDTQFEEITAALDPRKAGKVNYFEYKEMLTNALIALEPTPVQQALIEGLPQMSAKEKELWKNVNNRLSLIASTAKELNVRMLVDAEQTFYQLAIDAIVATLQKTYNTDLPVVYNTYQCYLTYAEDRIDNDLVRARHMNFQWGGKIVRGAYIVQERATAAQYGYTSPIWSTYEETNKCYNAAAKRIFDTFEAQPTKKHEVFFGTHNKESLEVITASVLKRPGIESRVSFGQLFGMRDNLTVPLARAGFQVYKYVPYGPVKETIHYLGRRAVENASILTTGDNETVMMKKELKRRCGF